One part of the Eucalyptus grandis isolate ANBG69807.140 chromosome 10, ASM1654582v1, whole genome shotgun sequence genome encodes these proteins:
- the LOC104422315 gene encoding probable acyl-activating enzyme 18, peroxisomal — translation MNPRPHLLLHWRLLMKCQATDARCPERGRGRWAIPRASARSIGEVGVDDLVEAGLPREAAAELERTLRESVARARRSGTPSPGLELDLREVWRELASAGALKPSHPHRVHQLVYYSVYSGWDASARGPPLYWFPSLSQSKETNLGRLMESHGRKLLGSSYKDPITSFSLFQKFSVEHPDVYWSMALNELSLSFRRPPSCILDSSDKSKPRGTWLPGAVFNIAECCLLPSQQQRRGDDSIALVWRDEGYDHMNVNRMTLKELREQVMLVANALDVTFSKGDAIAIDMPMTVHAVIIYLAIVLGGFVVVSIADSFAPKEIASRLHISNAKGIFTQDFIQRGGRKFPLYSRVVEANPVKAIVLPVAGDSVGVKLREQDISWKAFLSQVDHVPRRHYYPAFYQSTDSVTNILFSSGTTGEPKAIPWTQLSPIRCGADSWAHMDVQAGDVLCWPTNLGWVMGPISLYSCFLAGATLALYHGSPLGRDFGKFVQDAGVTILGTVPSLVKTWKSTQCMEGLDWTKIRSFGSTGETSNVDDDLWLSSKSFYSPIIECCGGTELASSYIQGNHLQPQAFGAFSNASMTTGFVILGDHGVPRPDDQPCVGEVGLFPIYMGATDRLLNADHEEVYFKGMPTYKGVQLRRHGDIIKRTVGGYYIVQGRADDTMNLGGIKTSSVEIERVCDRADESILESAAISLAPPTGGPEQLVVLVVLKKGCKAEPNDLKMKFSKAIQRNLNPLFKVSSVKIVAEFPRTASNKLLRRVLRDQMRQQLFAQSKL, via the exons ATGAACCCACGTCCTCACCTACTACTCCATTGGCGCCTCCTAATGAAGTGTCAAGCGACTGACGCTCGTTGcccagagagagggagagggagatgggCAATCCCAAGAGCATCGGCGAGGAGCATCGGCGAGGTGGGCGTGGATGACCTGGTTGAGGCGGGCCTGCCCAGGGAAGCCGCCGCTGAGCTCGAGCGGACGCTCCGGGAGTCGGTGGCCCGAGCCCGGCGGTCCGGGACGCCGTCGCCGGGGCTCGAGCTCGACCTGAGGGAGGTGTGGAGAGAGCTGGCGAGCGCCGGGGCGTTGAAGCCGTCGCATCCGCACCGGGTGCATCAGCTGGTGTACTACTCGGTGTACTCCGGTTGGGACGCCTCCGCTCGGGGCCCTCCTCTCTACTGGTTCCCTTCTCT GTcccaatcgaaagaaacaaaCTTGGGACGTCTTATGGAATCGCATGGCAGAAAGCTTCTGGGGTCATCATACAAGGATCCCATAACGAGCTTTAGCCTTTTTCAGAAATTCTCCGTGGAGCATCCTGAT GTCTACTGGTCGATGGCTCTTAATGAACTCTCACTTTCATTTCGTCGTCCCCCAAGCTGCATTCTTGACTCCAGTGACAAATCAAAGCCCCGGGGTACGTGGCTTCCGGGGGCGGTATTCAACATAGCTGAATGCTGTTTATTGCCCTCACAGCAACAGAGGAGAGGGGATGACAGCATAGCCTTAGTATGGAGAGATGAAGGCTATGATCACATGAATGTTAACCGTATGACACTAAAAGAGCTTCGAGAACAAGTAAT GTTGGTGGCAAATGCTCTGGACGTGACATTCTCAAAGGGAGACGCGATTGCAATCGACATGCCAATGACGGTCCATGCTGTTATCATATATTTGGCAATAGTACTTGGAGGATTTGTTGTTGTATCAATAGCTGACAGTTTCGCACCCAAGGAAATTGCAAGCCGTCTGCACATTTCCAATGCAAAAGGAATCTTTACTCAG GATTTTATACAAAGAGGAGGCCGGAAGTTTCCATTGTATAG TCGAGTTGTGGAAGCTAATCCAGTGAAAGCGATTGTGCTCCCTGTGGCTGGAGATAGCGTGGGCGTGAAGTTGAGAGAGCAAGACATATCATGGAAAGCTTTTCTTTCGCAAGTGGATCATGTTCCAAG AAGGCATTATTACCCAGCCTTTTACCAAAGTACCGACTCTGTGACaaatattctcttttcttctggAACTACAG GAGAACCAAAAGCGATACCCTGGACTCAACTCTCACCCATCCGATGCGGTGCTGATTCGTGGGCTCATATGGATGTTCAGGCTGGAGACGTGCTCTGCTGGCCTACAAACTTAGGGTGGGTCATGGGACCGATTTCACTCTACTCTTGCTTTCTAGCTGGTGCAACTCTCGCTCTTTACCATGGATCTCCACTAGGAcgtgattttggaaaatttgttcAG GATGCAGGAGTGACCATTTTGGGCACAGTACCAAGTTTAGTAAAAACATGGAAGAGCACACAGTGTATGGAAGGACTTGATTGGACAAAGATcag GTCATTTGGCTCCACAGGGGAAACATCCAATGTCGACGACGACCTCTGGCTTTCTTCCAAGTCCTTCTATAGCCCCATTATAGAGTGTTGTGGCGGCACGGAGCTCGCATCGTCTTACATTCAAGGAAATCATCTGCAGCCTCAAGCTTTTGGAGCATTTAGCAATGCTTCCATGACGACTGGCTTTGTCATCCTGGGCGACCATGGAGTCCCTCGA CCAGATGATCAACCTTGTGTTGGCGAAGTGGGACTGTTCCCTATTTACATGGGTGCAACTGATAGGCTGCTCAATGCTGATCATGAGGAAGTTTACTTCAAGGGAATGCCAACATACAAGGGGGTG CAACTGAGGAGACATGGAGACATCATTAAGAGAACTGTTGGAGGGTACTATATTGTACAAGGGAGGGCCGATGACACAATGAACCTTGGTGGCATTAAG ACTAGTTCCGTTGAGATTGAGCGCGTCTGTGATAGAGCAGATGAATCTATACTAGAGAGTGCCGCAATAAGTCTAGCACCACCCACCGGCGGTCCAGAACAGTTGGTCGTCCTCGTGGTGCTCAAGAAGGGGTGTAAGGCTGAACCGAATGATCTGAAGATGAAATTCTCGAAAGCCATCCAGCGAAACCTCAACCCTTTGTTCAAG GTAAGCTCTGTCAAGATTGTCGCCGAGTTCCCTCGAACGGCTTCTAACAAGCTACTGAGGAGAGTGTTGAGGGATCAGATGCGACAACAGCTCTTTGCGCAGAGTAAGCTGTAG